The following are encoded in a window of Lacinutrix sp. WUR7 genomic DNA:
- a CDS encoding SDR family oxidoreductase, which yields MSKNIIITGTSRGIGFELVHLFANEGHNVLALSRNAQPVNNLHFENITSMSFDLGKTEDYKKVAAFIETEWKQVDVLINNAGTLLNQPFAETTMEDFENVYRTNVFGVAEMTRTVLPFMKQESHVVTISSMGGVQGSMKFPGLAAYSSSKGAVITLTELLAEEYKETGPQFNVLALGAVQTEMLKEAFPDYQAPTTAAQMAAYIHDFALTGNKLYNGKMLQVSNSTP from the coding sequence ATGAGTAAAAACATAATAATTACAGGAACAAGTAGAGGGATTGGGTTCGAATTAGTACACCTTTTTGCAAATGAAGGACATAATGTATTGGCGTTATCGCGAAATGCACAACCCGTAAATAATTTACATTTTGAAAATATTACTTCCATGTCTTTTGATTTAGGAAAAACGGAAGACTATAAAAAAGTAGCGGCATTTATTGAAACCGAATGGAAGCAAGTAGATGTTTTGATTAATAATGCCGGAACCTTATTAAATCAGCCTTTTGCCGAAACGACAATGGAAGATTTTGAAAACGTTTATAGAACCAACGTTTTTGGTGTTGCAGAAATGACTAGAACTGTTTTACCATTTATGAAACAAGAAAGTCATGTGGTAACTATTAGTTCTATGGGAGGCGTTCAAGGGAGTATGAAATTTCCTGGACTTGCAGCATATAGCTCTAGTAAAGGAGCAGTGATTACCTTAACAGAACTGCTTGCCGAAGAATATAAAGAAACAGGTCCGCAATTTAATGTATTGGCTTTAGGGGCTGTTCAAACCGAAATGTTAAAAGAAGCTTTTCCAGATTATCAAGCACCAACAACAGCTGCACAAATGGCAGCATATATTCACGACTTTGCGCTTACAGGCAATAAATTATATAATGGAAAAATGCTACAGGTTTCCAATTCTACACCTTAA
- a CDS encoding tRNA (cytidine(34)-2'-O)-methyltransferase — translation MPLNIVLIEPEIPNNTGNIGRLALASGSNLHLVKPFGFEITDARLKRAGLDYWQHLNLHYYDNIEDFLSKNKDAEMVFLSSHGIQNHWDIAFQDNMFLVFGKESAGLPKAITENNKDKLFKIPLYSEHVRSLNLANAVSIVVYEGLRSLQ, via the coding sequence ATGCCGCTTAACATCGTACTCATAGAACCAGAAATACCAAACAATACCGGAAATATTGGTCGATTAGCATTAGCTTCTGGATCCAATTTACACTTAGTAAAGCCTTTTGGTTTCGAAATCACAGATGCGCGTTTAAAACGTGCCGGATTAGATTATTGGCAACACCTCAACTTACATTACTACGATAATATAGAAGATTTTCTTTCTAAAAATAAAGATGCGGAAATGGTATTTTTATCTAGTCACGGAATACAGAACCATTGGGATATTGCATTTCAAGATAATATGTTTTTAGTCTTTGGAAAAGAGTCTGCTGGATTACCTAAAGCTATTACAGAAAACAATAAAGACAAGTTATTTAAAATTCCTTTATACAGTGAACATGTAAGAAGTTTAAACTTAGCAAATGCAGTAAGCATTGTTGTTTATGAAGGTTTACGTAGTTTGCAGTAA
- a CDS encoding GNAT family N-acetyltransferase → MDNITYRSATLEDLPTLLEFEQGIVLAERPFDVTLKPDPISYYDLKELILSKTVEVHVAAHNNVVIGSGYAKIMDSKPYHTHEQHVYLGFMYVHPNYRGQGVIQTITEALKTWAKTNGVYEARLDVYHDNAPAIRAYEKSGFIKNMVEMRMSLK, encoded by the coding sequence ATGGACAACATTACCTATAGATCGGCTACATTAGAAGATTTACCTACGCTATTAGAATTTGAGCAAGGTATTGTTTTAGCAGAACGACCTTTTGATGTTACATTAAAACCAGATCCGATTAGCTATTATGATCTGAAAGAATTAATCCTTTCGAAAACAGTAGAAGTACATGTCGCAGCGCATAACAATGTTGTTATTGGCTCGGGATATGCAAAAATCATGGATTCTAAACCATATCACACACACGAACAACATGTGTATTTAGGCTTTATGTATGTACATCCAAATTATAGAGGTCAAGGTGTCATTCAAACCATTACAGAAGCTTTAAAAACTTGGGCAAAAACCAATGGCGTTTATGAAGCGAGATTAGACGTATATCACGATAATGCACCAGCAATTAGAGCCTATGAAAAAAGTGGTTTCATTAAAAATATGGTAGAAATGAGAATGTCTCTTAAATAA
- the trpA gene encoding tryptophan synthase subunit alpha, with protein sequence MNRINQKLQEDKKLLSIYFTAGYPSLEDTATILQNLEKSGVDMVEIGLPFSDPLADGPTIQASSTQALKNGMTTEVLFNQLKDIRKTVSIPLIIMGYFNPMLQYGVEAFCKKCQEVGIDGLIIPDLPVDVYNDDYKAIFEKYGLINVFLITPQTSVERINFIDSISNGFIYMVSSASVTGSSSGFGEEQTSYFKRIADMKLNNPQIIGFGISNNETFTQATSHAKGAIIGSAFIKHLTNKGVNEIDSFVKNILNK encoded by the coding sequence ATGAACAGAATCAATCAGAAATTACAAGAAGACAAGAAATTACTTTCTATATACTTCACAGCAGGTTATCCTAGTTTAGAAGATACAGCAACTATCCTACAAAACTTAGAAAAAAGTGGTGTAGACATGGTAGAAATAGGATTACCATTTAGTGATCCTTTAGCAGACGGACCAACTATTCAAGCGAGTTCTACACAAGCTTTAAAAAACGGCATGACTACCGAAGTACTTTTTAATCAGTTAAAAGATATCCGTAAAACCGTTTCTATTCCGTTAATTATTATGGGATACTTCAACCCAATGTTGCAATATGGTGTAGAGGCTTTCTGTAAAAAATGTCAAGAAGTTGGTATCGACGGATTAATAATTCCGGATTTACCGGTCGATGTATATAACGACGACTACAAAGCTATTTTTGAAAAATACGGATTAATAAATGTGTTTTTAATAACACCACAAACTTCTGTAGAACGTATTAACTTTATAGATTCTATTTCCAATGGTTTTATTTATATGGTAAGTAGTGCAAGTGTAACAGGAAGCAGCTCTGGTTTTGGAGAAGAACAAACGAGTTACTTTAAACGTATTGCAGATATGAAACTTAATAATCCGCAAATTATTGGTTTTGGAATTTCAAATAATGAAACCTTTACACAAGCAACTTCGCATGCAAAAGGTGCGATTATTGGTTCTGCATTTATAAAACACCTCACTAATAAAGGAGTTAATGAAATTGATAGTTTTGTGAAAAACATACTAAACAAATAG
- a CDS encoding GIY-YIG nuclease family protein: MDLHYVYILTNKNHTVLYVGRSKQLKIRLNQHKNNSLKTFTGRYNVDKLVYFETTKYVNNSIKRERQIKKWNREWKENLINDMNPDWNDLSDLV; encoded by the coding sequence ATGGATTTACATTACGTATACATATTAACTAATAAAAACCATACGGTTTTATATGTTGGTCGATCTAAGCAATTAAAGATAAGACTGAATCAGCATAAAAACAATAGTTTAAAAACTTTTACAGGAAGATACAACGTAGATAAACTTGTCTATTTTGAAACTACTAAATATGTAAACAATTCTATTAAAAGAGAAAGACAAATAAAGAAATGGAATCGGGAATGGAAAGAAAATTTGATAAATGATATGAATCCAGATTGGAACGACTTATCCGATTTAGTATAA
- the trpB gene encoding tryptophan synthase subunit beta, which translates to MNYNINEKGYYGEFGGAYIPEMLYPNVEELRQNYLKVMAEPDFIKEFDQLLKDYVGRPSPLYFAKRLSEKYNTKVYLKREDLNHTGAHKINNTIGQILMAQRLGKHRIIAETGAGQHGVATATVCALMGLECIVYMGEIDIARQAPNVARMKMLGATVIPALSGSRTLKDATNEAIRDWINNPVDTHYIIGSVVGPHPYPDMVARFQSVVSEEIKWQLQEHEGKTQPDYVVACVGGGSNAAGAYYHFLQDTDVKLIAVEAAGLGVDSGESAATSVLGKEGVIHGSKTLLMQTNDGQITEPYSISAGLDYPGVGPMHAHLYKTGRAEFIAITDDQAMKAGLQLCKLEGIIPAIESSHALAVFEQKKFQPEDIVVLSLSGRGDKDLQNYIDYFKF; encoded by the coding sequence ATGAATTATAATATTAACGAAAAAGGATACTACGGCGAATTTGGTGGTGCATACATTCCAGAAATGCTGTATCCTAATGTAGAAGAGTTACGTCAAAACTATTTAAAAGTGATGGCAGAACCCGACTTTATAAAAGAGTTTGACCAACTTTTAAAAGATTATGTTGGTAGACCTTCTCCGCTCTATTTTGCAAAACGTCTTTCTGAGAAATACAACACGAAAGTGTATCTAAAGCGCGAAGATTTAAACCATACCGGAGCGCATAAAATCAACAATACCATCGGGCAAATTCTAATGGCACAACGTTTGGGCAAGCATCGTATTATTGCCGAAACCGGAGCAGGACAACATGGTGTTGCCACAGCAACAGTTTGTGCATTAATGGGCTTAGAGTGTATTGTGTATATGGGAGAAATTGACATTGCAAGACAAGCACCAAACGTTGCTAGAATGAAAATGTTAGGCGCAACGGTTATTCCTGCATTATCAGGAAGTAGAACCCTTAAAGATGCAACTAACGAAGCTATTCGCGATTGGATTAACAATCCGGTAGACACACATTATATTATTGGAAGTGTTGTTGGTCCGCATCCATATCCAGACATGGTAGCTCGTTTTCAATCTGTAGTTTCCGAGGAAATTAAATGGCAATTACAAGAACACGAAGGCAAAACACAACCCGATTATGTAGTCGCTTGTGTTGGTGGCGGAAGTAATGCCGCTGGTGCATATTATCACTTTTTACAAGACACAGACGTCAAACTAATAGCTGTAGAAGCTGCCGGTTTAGGTGTAGATTCTGGCGAAAGTGCTGCAACTTCGGTATTAGGAAAGGAAGGTGTTATACATGGTAGTAAGACCTTGTTGATGCAAACCAACGACGGACAAATAACAGAGCCATATTCCATTTCAGCAGGATTAGATTATCCTGGTGTCGGACCAATGCATGCCCATTTATATAAAACTGGTCGCGCAGAATTTATTGCGATTACAGACGATCAAGCGATGAAGGCCGGATTGCAATTATGTAAGTTAGAAGGTATCATTCCTGCTATTGAAAGCTCGCACGCACTTGCTGTTTTCGAGCAGAAAAAGTTTCAACCAGAAGATATTGTGGTGCTGAGTTTATCTGGTCGTGGAGATAAGGATTTACAGAATTACATCGATTATTTTAAGTTTTAG
- a CDS encoding phosphoribosylanthranilate isomerase — MKLKICGMKSENNILDVAEIQPDYLGFIFYEKSPRYLNTEIPELPESIEKIGVFVNASLNYIVEKIEQYDLQGVQLHGDESPEFCEQLKEYDVFVIKVFSVKNQFDFSVLEPYEDVCKYFLFDTKGKEPGGNGYPFNWNVFKKYPSKKPYFLSGGIGPEEIEPLLLFLKRPESDLCCTLDLNSKFEKLPGVKDLSKLKEFKHQLAINNYIR; from the coding sequence ATGAAACTAAAAATATGCGGAATGAAATCCGAAAACAACATTTTAGATGTTGCAGAAATACAACCAGACTATCTAGGTTTTATATTTTATGAAAAATCACCTCGATACCTAAATACCGAAATTCCTGAATTACCAGAAAGCATTGAGAAAATTGGAGTTTTTGTAAATGCATCGCTCAACTATATTGTAGAAAAAATTGAACAATATGATTTACAAGGTGTACAATTACACGGCGATGAATCTCCAGAATTTTGCGAACAGTTAAAGGAATATGATGTATTCGTTATAAAAGTATTTTCGGTAAAGAATCAATTCGATTTTAGCGTTTTAGAACCTTATGAAGATGTTTGTAAATATTTCCTTTTCGATACCAAAGGCAAAGAACCAGGAGGAAATGGATATCCGTTTAACTGGAATGTATTTAAAAAATACCCTTCTAAAAAACCATACTTCTTGAGTGGCGGAATTGGGCCTGAAGAAATAGAACCTTTACTATTATTCTTAAAGCGTCCAGAATCCGATTTATGTTGTACTCTCGATTTAAACAGCAAATTTGAAAAATTACCAGGTGTAAAAGATCTTAGTAAACTAAAAGAATTTAAACACCAATTGGCTATTAACAACTATATCCGTTAG
- the trpC gene encoding indole-3-glycerol phosphate synthase TrpC yields MDILTKIVKDKRIEVNLRKQLIPTKQLEQSILFERQTISLAKNLRNSTTGIIAEHKRRSPSKQVINHDLNVFDVAQGYEDAGVCGMSVLTDGKYFGGSLDDLLTARASCNLPLLRKEFIIDTYQILEAKAYGADVILLIAAILTREEIKQFSEFAKSVSLDVLLEVHNEEELHKSIMPSLDMLGVNNRNLKTFEVSLETSKKLSALIPNDFVKVSESGISSVAAIKELQPYGYKGFLIGENFMKTENAGESAKQFIEELK; encoded by the coding sequence ATGGATATATTAACCAAAATAGTAAAAGATAAACGCATCGAAGTTAACCTTCGCAAGCAACTAATTCCTACCAAACAATTAGAGCAATCTATTTTGTTTGAAAGACAAACCATTTCCTTAGCAAAAAACTTAAGAAATAGCACTACCGGAATTATAGCAGAACACAAGCGTCGTTCGCCATCCAAACAAGTCATCAATCACGATTTAAACGTTTTTGATGTTGCACAAGGATATGAAGATGCAGGAGTTTGCGGCATGTCTGTTTTAACCGATGGTAAATACTTTGGAGGTTCTTTAGACGATTTACTTACCGCAAGAGCAAGTTGTAATTTACCTTTGCTTCGTAAAGAATTCATCATAGACACCTATCAAATTCTGGAAGCTAAAGCGTATGGCGCAGATGTAATTTTATTAATAGCAGCCATTCTCACCAGAGAAGAAATTAAGCAGTTTTCAGAATTTGCAAAAAGCGTATCTTTAGACGTGCTTTTAGAGGTTCACAATGAAGAGGAATTACACAAATCTATTATGCCTAGCCTAGATATGTTAGGTGTTAATAATAGAAATTTAAAAACGTTTGAAGTCAGCTTAGAAACTAGTAAAAAACTAAGTGCATTAATACCTAACGATTTTGTAAAAGTATCTGAAAGCGGAATTAGCTCTGTAGCAGCCATCAAAGAGTTACAACCTTATGGCTATAAAGGATTCTTAATTGGAGAAAACTTTATGAAAACAGAAAACGCTGGCGAAAGCGCAAAACAATTTATTGAAGAATTAAAGTAA